Genomic window (Longimicrobium sp.):
CTGCGCCTTTACCCGCGCCCACATCATGCGGCTATGCAGCGCCGCGCCCTGCCCGCTGACGAAGTGGAACGCGGCCCCCGGGCTGTGCAGCGCCAGCATCCGCGCCGCGGCAACCGCAAAATCATGCGTGATCACGCGATACGCCGCCTCGTCCGGCACCTGCGTGGCGGAGATGCCCAGGCACCAGAAGCATGCATCCACGTCCCTGAACGCCTCCTCCACGCGGGAGTAATCCAGAAAGTCATCGTGGATGAACACACGTACCCGGTCGCTCGCGGACGCCGGCGGACGCCGTGCAATCGCGCGTACCTCATCCACGCCGGGCGACGACGCGCACGCCCGCAGCACGCTTCCGCCCGCGGCCCCCGTCGCGCCGAAAACAAGAACCTTCATCTTCGCTGATCCTAAGAGAGTAGGGCGGCATCGGATGTCCCCGCCAACCCGGGCGCCCCCTTATTTTTTACGAAACCGCGCGCAACCCGATGCCGGTCTCCACGTCAGGGCGCTGGGCGGGTGAGGTGGATCAGTCCTGCCGCCGTCGGACGAAATCCGCAGCCTTCGTAGAAATCCTCCAGGCGGGGCTCGTAGTCGACGTGAATCCACTCTGCACCGGCCTCACGGGCTGCCGCAACCGCCTGCCGCACAAGCGCCGTCCCAATTCCGCGCCGTCGATGATCCGGGTGCACCGTCGTGTCCAGCAGGAACGCATGCGCCGCACCGTCCCACGCCACGTTCACG
Coding sequences:
- a CDS encoding GNAT family N-acetyltransferase; translated protein: MRVRPALGDAVLNELFAAAWPAHVARGFADVFSRSLAWVGAYASQQLIGFVNVAWDGAAHAFLLDTTVHPDHRRRGIGTALVRQAVAAAREAGAEWIHVDYEPRLEDFYEGCGFRPTAAGLIHLTRPAP
- a CDS encoding NAD(P)H-binding protein, translating into MKVLVFGATGAAGGSVLRACASSPGVDEVRAIARRPPASASDRVRVFIHDDFLDYSRVEEAFRDVDACFWCLGISATQVPDEAAYRVITHDFAVAAARMLALHSPGAAFHFVSGQGAALHSRMMWARVKAQTEQDLISGFGAVCWRPAFIDGADSANAPRFLQVMRPVFRLLRPFRGLYVAGEDIGLAMIQATAEKQRARIIDNRELRSLAGRQRQSAARGA